One genomic window of Sporosarcina ureae includes the following:
- a CDS encoding DUF1292 domain-containing protein: MEHGQETMTIVDENGEEHVCEVILTFDSKEYERSYVLYHILDGEETDDDEEVEIHASAFIPTEEGEDGGSLLEIESDEEWDMIEEVLNTFLDEEDE; the protein is encoded by the coding sequence ATGGAACACGGACAAGAAACAATGACAATCGTAGATGAGAACGGCGAAGAGCACGTATGTGAGGTAATTTTAACATTTGATTCAAAAGAATATGAAAGATCGTATGTGCTTTACCATATTTTAGATGGCGAAGAGACAGATGATGACGAGGAAGTTGAAATTCATGCGTCCGCATTTATTCCGACTGAAGAAGGAGAAGATGGCGGATCACTTCTTGAAATTGAATCCGATGAAGAATGGGATATGATCGAAGAAGTGCTGAACACATTCCTTGATGAAGAAGACGAGTAA
- a CDS encoding ATP-dependent RecD-like DNA helicase has protein sequence MSETEPYLIGRPVVTIFHNTTNLFSIVKLKVTSTNTDYRDSEIVIKGSFPPLVAEEDYKFTGRLVTHPVHGQQFDVQTFSKELPATEAGLIHYLSGDLFPGIGKKTASDIVKTLGNNVIQKILEDRSVLDQIPRLSDERKDTLVSVLQENLGLERTMVQLNEWGFGPQVAMRIYQAYQDDAITILTENPYRLIQEIEGIGFQRADDLAKQLGLVGDHPARIKAAVYYSVHSEVQSAGHVYVESETILPQAKLLLESSQAHIISYESITQAVIELVEEGALSAEMQRLYLPSLYFSEIGIAAKVNKILENEVADQFPASEIRKAIGEIEERLEVQYAETQVEAIERALHSSLLVLTGGPGTGKTTVIRGLVEAYAELHGLSLDIEEYARKKEPFPIILAAPTGRAAKRMSESTGLPAMTIHRLLGFTGQEAEEETEREVDGNLIIIDETSMVDTWLMHQLLKAVRNDAQLLFVGDQDQLPSVGPGQVLHDFMQSGRIPVVELTDIFRQSEGSTIIEMAHMIKQKECTMDVTKKTSDRSFIKASSDQILPAVKQIIENATSKGHSIKDIQVLAPMYKGPAGIDGLNKMIQEVTNPPAEGRKEMVFGETTYRIGDKVLQLVNQPESNVFNGDMGEVVAIMLAKETTDKKAIMVVSYDGNEVQYERSDLNQLTLAYCCSIHKSQGSEFPIVVMPIVRSQRKMLRRNLLYTGITRAKNFLILCGEAEEFKAGIARTDETERQTTLKERITGETQENLAIHHKEPISVDEAPAKVTVEPQDTAPAKLTMDNFTGIDPLVGMNNVSPFDFLEVTD, from the coding sequence ATGAGTGAAACAGAACCATATTTAATCGGTAGGCCGGTCGTGACAATTTTCCATAATACGACGAATCTATTTTCCATCGTCAAGTTGAAAGTCACTTCCACCAATACCGATTACCGCGACAGTGAAATAGTGATCAAAGGGTCATTCCCTCCTTTAGTTGCGGAAGAAGATTATAAATTTACGGGTCGACTTGTTACCCATCCTGTACATGGACAGCAGTTTGATGTGCAGACGTTTTCGAAAGAGTTACCTGCGACGGAGGCGGGTCTGATTCATTATCTTTCTGGTGACTTATTTCCTGGAATTGGGAAGAAAACGGCGAGTGATATTGTCAAAACACTCGGCAATAATGTCATTCAGAAAATTCTTGAAGACCGCAGTGTTCTTGACCAAATCCCACGTTTGAGCGACGAGCGGAAAGATACGCTCGTTTCGGTGTTGCAGGAAAATCTAGGTCTTGAGCGTACAATGGTGCAACTCAATGAATGGGGCTTCGGTCCACAAGTGGCCATGCGTATATATCAAGCGTATCAAGATGATGCGATCACCATTCTGACAGAAAATCCATACCGTTTAATTCAGGAGATCGAAGGAATCGGCTTTCAACGAGCAGACGATCTCGCAAAGCAACTGGGGCTCGTCGGGGATCATCCCGCGCGTATTAAGGCAGCTGTTTATTACAGCGTACATAGTGAAGTACAGTCTGCAGGACATGTCTACGTAGAATCGGAGACGATCTTGCCACAAGCGAAGCTGTTGCTTGAATCGAGTCAGGCTCATATCATCTCGTACGAATCGATTACCCAAGCAGTGATTGAACTCGTCGAAGAAGGTGCACTGTCTGCTGAAATGCAACGTCTTTATTTACCTTCTCTTTATTTTTCGGAAATTGGTATTGCAGCAAAAGTAAATAAAATTCTTGAAAATGAAGTTGCTGATCAATTTCCTGCTTCTGAAATTAGAAAAGCTATAGGTGAAATTGAGGAACGTTTGGAAGTGCAATATGCCGAAACGCAAGTCGAAGCCATCGAGCGCGCCCTTCATTCTTCACTGCTCGTGTTAACGGGTGGCCCAGGGACGGGGAAGACCACTGTGATTAGAGGGTTGGTTGAGGCCTATGCAGAACTGCATGGTCTCTCACTCGACATCGAAGAGTATGCACGGAAAAAAGAACCGTTTCCAATCATTTTGGCAGCCCCTACAGGACGCGCTGCGAAACGTATGTCTGAATCGACCGGATTACCTGCGATGACGATCCATCGTCTACTCGGTTTTACGGGTCAGGAAGCTGAAGAAGAGACTGAACGAGAAGTGGACGGCAATCTCATCATCATTGATGAAACATCCATGGTGGATACTTGGCTCATGCATCAGCTGTTAAAAGCTGTCCGCAACGATGCGCAGTTATTGTTCGTTGGTGACCAGGACCAACTACCTTCCGTTGGACCTGGTCAAGTGTTGCATGACTTCATGCAGTCAGGGAGAATCCCGGTTGTTGAACTGACTGATATTTTTCGACAAAGTGAAGGCTCGACAATTATCGAAATGGCACATATGATCAAGCAAAAAGAATGTACGATGGATGTCACAAAGAAAACATCGGACCGTTCATTTATCAAAGCATCAAGTGATCAAATACTGCCTGCGGTCAAACAAATCATTGAAAATGCGACATCAAAAGGACATTCCATTAAAGACATCCAAGTACTGGCACCGATGTATAAAGGTCCAGCAGGTATAGATGGCTTGAATAAGATGATCCAAGAAGTAACGAATCCACCTGCAGAGGGTAGAAAAGAAATGGTTTTCGGTGAAACGACGTATCGCATAGGAGATAAAGTACTACAACTCGTCAACCAACCTGAAAGTAATGTCTTCAATGGGGATATGGGGGAAGTCGTTGCGATCATGTTAGCGAAAGAAACTACTGACAAAAAAGCGATCATGGTGGTTTCCTATGACGGCAATGAAGTGCAGTATGAGCGAAGTGATTTGAATCAGCTGACACTTGCGTATTGTTGTTCTATCCATAAATCCCAAGGCAGTGAATTTCCGATTGTGGTCATGCCGATCGTGAGAAGTCAGCGGAAAATGTTGCGACGGAATCTCCTTTACACTGGGATTACGCGCGCTAAGAACTTCTTAATACTGTGTGGTGAAGCGGAAGAATTTAAGGCGGGTATTGCGCGCACTGACGAAACAGAACGACAGACGACGCTAAAAGAACGCATTACGGGGGAAACGCAAGAAAATCTAGCAATACATCACAAGGAACCCATCTCAGTCGATGAAGCACCCGCAAAAGTGACGGTTGAACCACAAGACACGGCACCGGCAAAGTTAACGATGGACAATTTTACTGGAATCGACCCGCTCGTGGGCATGAACAACGTGTCACCATTCGACTTTCTTGAAGTGACGGATTGA
- a CDS encoding tetratricopeptide repeat protein — protein sequence MSIHQDAIKEMQEGNYEKAIELFMKAVEENPEEPTGYINIGNIFASLGDAEQAEPFFQKALTLDENAGTAFYGLANLYYNQERFEEAAKLYEKAINTGLDSADAYFMLGKSIEQTGNDRLALPYLQRAVELNPDDQEVALSYGILLAKLELFKEAKPVFESILAVAPDHADSHYNLGVLYAVSTEDKTSALSHLEQAFTSEPEHTQARYLFDMIKLGEQGE from the coding sequence ATGTCGATACATCAAGATGCAATTAAAGAAATGCAAGAAGGCAATTATGAGAAAGCAATTGAGCTTTTCATGAAAGCAGTAGAAGAAAATCCGGAAGAGCCTACAGGCTATATCAATATTGGAAACATCTTTGCGTCTCTTGGAGATGCTGAGCAGGCGGAACCATTTTTCCAAAAAGCGTTGACGCTTGATGAAAATGCAGGAACCGCTTTTTATGGACTGGCGAATCTGTATTACAATCAAGAGCGCTTTGAAGAAGCAGCAAAATTATATGAAAAAGCAATCAATACAGGATTGGATTCTGCCGATGCCTATTTCATGCTCGGTAAAAGCATTGAACAAACAGGTAATGATCGTTTAGCACTGCCATATTTGCAGCGTGCTGTTGAATTAAATCCGGATGATCAGGAAGTGGCATTGTCCTACGGAATTTTACTAGCTAAGCTTGAATTATTTAAAGAGGCTAAGCCGGTATTCGAATCCATTTTGGCGGTAGCTCCTGATCATGCGGATAGCCATTATAATTTGGGTGTTTTATATGCAGTCTCCACAGAAGACAAAACAAGTGCGCTATCACACTTAGAGCAAGCCTTCACTTCGGAACCTGAGCACACACAAGCGCGTTATTTGTTCGATATGATCAAGCTCGGCGAACAGGGCGAGTAA
- the ruvX gene encoding Holliday junction resolvase RuvX — MRIMGLDVGTKTVGIAISDSLGWTAQGIETIKIDEAVGSFGMKRVKQLTEEYEVTEFVVGYPKNMNNTIGPRGEASEQYAEKLREKFGLPVVLWDERLTTMAAERVLIDADVSRKKRKLVIDKMAAVMILQGYLDSQKN; from the coding sequence ATGAGAATTATGGGATTGGACGTTGGCACCAAAACCGTTGGTATTGCGATAAGCGATAGTCTCGGTTGGACAGCCCAAGGAATCGAAACCATCAAAATTGATGAAGCGGTAGGTTCTTTCGGGATGAAGCGAGTCAAACAATTGACAGAAGAGTACGAAGTGACGGAGTTTGTCGTCGGGTACCCTAAGAATATGAATAATACAATAGGGCCCCGTGGAGAAGCATCTGAACAGTACGCTGAGAAGTTACGCGAGAAGTTCGGTTTACCTGTCGTTTTATGGGATGAGCGATTAACTACTATGGCTGCTGAACGTGTTTTGATTGATGCGGATGTCAGCCGAAAAAAACGTAAATTGGTCATCGATAAAATGGCAGCCGTCATGATTTTACAAGGGTATTTGGATTCACAAAAAAACTAG
- the mltG gene encoding endolytic transglycosylase MltG, whose amino-acid sequence MDLSIAEEEVRLVEKEPQRKKDVMFERMLEQKEEVRTVRKIVLWIVAVVLVVGIVGGFSVYTYIKSALEPVDPDSEKVVEVEIPIGSGLDMISEKLEESGIIKNARIFKYYAKVNNEADFQAGTYGLTQSMTPDELIKSLKTGVVYRTPAFTLTIPEGLTIDQIAERTSKKTTITKEQFMEYVTNEQVIQEYMAKYPDIITKEILNENIRYALEGYLFPATYPFFEEKPTVKEVVDTMVDATVQNVIPYKAYWAEEGKDRSVHKMLTFASLLEKEATGQADRETIASVFNNRIEQGMPLQTDPTVLYALGEHKARVMNEDLKVDNVYNTYKNKGLPPGPIANAGTASLQATVEPSKTGYLFFLADKDGVNHFAKTYEDHLKNKAKYIDSQHK is encoded by the coding sequence ATGGATTTATCTATAGCGGAAGAAGAGGTGAGGCTTGTGGAAAAAGAGCCCCAAAGAAAAAAAGATGTCATGTTTGAACGTATGTTAGAACAGAAGGAAGAAGTGAGAACCGTTAGAAAAATAGTGCTTTGGATTGTAGCCGTTGTATTGGTTGTAGGGATAGTTGGAGGTTTTTCGGTCTATACATACATAAAAAGTGCGTTAGAGCCTGTTGATCCGGATTCAGAAAAAGTCGTAGAAGTAGAAATTCCGATCGGTTCAGGTTTGGATATGATTTCAGAAAAACTAGAAGAGTCGGGTATTATCAAAAATGCGCGGATTTTCAAATACTATGCAAAAGTAAACAACGAAGCAGATTTCCAAGCTGGCACGTATGGATTAACACAGTCCATGACGCCAGATGAATTGATTAAGAGTCTGAAAACAGGTGTAGTCTATCGCACACCGGCATTTACACTAACGATTCCAGAAGGGTTAACGATTGATCAGATTGCAGAAAGAACAAGCAAAAAGACCACGATTACCAAAGAGCAGTTTATGGAATATGTGACGAATGAACAAGTCATTCAGGAATATATGGCCAAGTATCCAGATATCATAACAAAAGAAATTCTTAATGAAAATATACGCTATGCACTGGAAGGTTATTTATTCCCAGCTACTTACCCGTTCTTTGAGGAAAAGCCTACTGTCAAAGAAGTGGTCGATACGATGGTCGATGCCACCGTACAGAATGTCATCCCGTATAAGGCGTATTGGGCCGAGGAAGGCAAAGACCGTTCAGTTCATAAAATGCTGACATTTGCTTCCTTGTTAGAAAAAGAAGCAACAGGCCAAGCAGATCGCGAAACGATCGCAAGCGTCTTTAATAACCGTATTGAACAAGGTATGCCGTTACAGACAGATCCAACAGTTTTATATGCGTTAGGCGAACATAAAGCCCGTGTCATGAATGAAGATTTGAAAGTGGATAATGTCTATAATACGTACAAAAATAAGGGATTACCGCCAGGGCCCATTGCGAATGCCGGAACTGCTTCTCTCCAGGCAACTGTCGAACCCTCCAAAACTGGATACTTGTTCTTCTTGGCAGATAAAGATGGCGTTAATCACTTTGCTAAAACCTATGAAGATCATCTGAAAAACAAAGCAAAGTATATCGACAGCCAACATAAATAA
- a CDS encoding IreB family regulatory phosphoprotein, with product MNSSDETMKFNFPEESMEEEVKTVMLHVYKSLEEKGYNPINQMVGYLLSGDPAYIPRHEDARSLIRKLERDEILEELVKFYIRENRGKTE from the coding sequence ATGAATTCGTCCGATGAAACGATGAAGTTTAACTTTCCTGAAGAATCGATGGAGGAAGAAGTCAAAACAGTCATGCTCCACGTTTACAAATCATTAGAAGAAAAAGGTTACAATCCAATTAACCAGATGGTTGGCTATTTACTGTCAGGAGATCCAGCCTACATTCCACGCCACGAAGACGCCCGTAGTTTGATTCGGAAACTGGAACGAGACGAAATTCTAGAAGAATTAGTTAAGTTCTATATCCGAGAAAACAGAGGTAAAACAGAATGA
- the alaS gene encoding alanine--tRNA ligase, whose translation MRKLTASEIRQMFLDYFKEHGHNVEPSAALVPVDDASLLWINSGVATLKKYFDGRVIPENPRIANAQKSIRTNDIENVGYTARHHTFFEMLGNFSIGDYFKEEAIIRAWDFLTNEQWIGFDPERLSVTIHPEDEEAYAIWKDQIGIPVERIIRLEGNFWDIGEGPSGPNSEIFYDRGPSYGDDFSDPELYPGGENERYLEIWNLVFSEFNHNPDNTYTPLPKKNIDTGMGLERMASVIQDVPTNFDTDLFLPIIEAVENVSGRKYGETTQADTAFKVISDHIRTVAFAIGDGALPSNEGRGYVLRRLLRRAVRFAKQLGIDKPFMYMLVPIVGDIMKDFYPEVHDKQAFIMKVVKNEEDRFHETLHDGMAILTTIIEKAKASGLPIVSGSDAFKLYDTYGFPFELTEEFALEEDVAVDRIGFDEEMAAQRNRARAARATSDSMHIQSGVLGEIHEASEFIGYGQLETTAIVSVLVQDGQRIAHATEGETVQIILDQTPFYAESGGQVADKGMITNESFTAEVRDVKKAPNGQNLHTVFISSGELNEGVSVSAKVDEFSRKLTIKNHTATHLLHRALKDVLGEHVNQAGSYVGPDRLRFDFSHFGQVTKEELERIEFQVNEQIWAGTSVHTIISPIAEAKEMGAMALFGEKYGDIVRVVKVGDYSVELCGGCHVNNTSDINVFKIVSESGIGAGTRRIEAFTGGQAFRSFKEDQAIIDQVATTAKATPKTVVTKVESILADFKELQRENESLQAKMGNSQLASIMETAQQIDDVTVISANVEVKDNNGLRQLIDEMKQKTSKGVIVLGTVTDGKVMLAAGVTDDLRGGNYHAGKIVNHVASLCGGKGGGRPDMAMAGAKDASKLDDALQSVYDYVKSV comes from the coding sequence ATGAGAAAACTCACGGCATCTGAAATTCGCCAAATGTTTTTAGACTATTTTAAAGAGCACGGGCATAATGTAGAACCATCAGCAGCATTAGTGCCAGTTGATGATGCATCACTATTATGGATTAACAGTGGAGTCGCTACATTGAAGAAATATTTTGATGGACGAGTGATTCCTGAAAACCCGCGGATTGCTAATGCGCAAAAATCGATCCGCACAAACGATATTGAAAATGTCGGCTATACAGCACGTCACCATACGTTCTTTGAAATGCTCGGCAACTTTTCTATTGGTGATTATTTCAAAGAAGAAGCAATTATTCGTGCGTGGGATTTCCTGACAAATGAACAATGGATCGGTTTTGATCCCGAACGCTTATCCGTTACGATCCATCCGGAAGACGAAGAAGCGTATGCTATCTGGAAAGATCAGATTGGTATTCCGGTTGAGCGCATCATTCGCCTCGAAGGCAACTTCTGGGATATCGGTGAAGGCCCAAGTGGTCCAAACTCTGAAATCTTCTACGACCGCGGACCGAGTTATGGCGACGATTTCTCCGATCCTGAATTATATCCAGGTGGAGAAAACGAACGGTATTTGGAAATCTGGAACTTAGTATTCTCTGAGTTCAATCATAATCCTGATAACACGTACACACCGCTACCAAAGAAAAACATCGATACGGGAATGGGTCTTGAGCGCATGGCATCCGTTATCCAAGATGTGCCAACAAACTTCGATACAGACTTGTTCTTACCGATCATTGAAGCAGTTGAAAATGTTTCAGGCAGAAAATACGGTGAAACTACTCAAGCAGACACGGCATTTAAAGTCATTTCGGATCATATCCGCACAGTAGCATTCGCTATTGGCGACGGAGCACTTCCGTCCAATGAAGGCCGTGGCTATGTTCTGCGTCGTCTATTAAGAAGAGCGGTCCGTTTCGCGAAACAATTAGGTATTGATAAGCCATTTATGTACATGCTGGTACCTATTGTTGGGGATATCATGAAAGACTTCTACCCCGAAGTCCACGATAAACAAGCGTTCATTATGAAAGTCGTGAAAAACGAAGAGGACCGTTTCCACGAAACATTGCATGACGGTATGGCGATTTTAACGACGATCATTGAAAAGGCTAAAGCTTCAGGCTTACCAATCGTTTCAGGCTCTGATGCGTTCAAACTCTATGACACATACGGCTTCCCGTTTGAACTAACAGAGGAATTTGCCCTCGAAGAAGATGTGGCAGTCGACCGTATCGGATTTGACGAAGAAATGGCTGCACAACGAAACCGTGCGCGTGCTGCGCGTGCGACTTCGGACTCTATGCATATTCAATCGGGCGTTCTTGGTGAAATTCATGAAGCGAGTGAATTCATCGGCTATGGCCAACTAGAAACAACTGCGATCGTCAGTGTCCTGGTTCAAGACGGTCAACGTATCGCACATGCAACTGAAGGAGAAACGGTACAAATCATTTTGGATCAGACTCCGTTCTATGCAGAAAGTGGCGGTCAAGTAGCTGATAAAGGAATGATTACAAACGAGTCGTTCACTGCGGAAGTTCGCGACGTCAAAAAAGCGCCAAATGGACAGAACTTGCACACAGTCTTCATCAGTTCCGGTGAATTGAATGAAGGCGTATCAGTTAGCGCGAAAGTGGACGAGTTCTCACGCAAGCTGACGATCAAAAATCATACGGCTACACACTTATTGCACCGCGCATTGAAAGATGTTCTTGGTGAACATGTCAATCAAGCAGGTTCATATGTTGGTCCCGATCGCCTTCGCTTTGACTTCTCCCATTTTGGACAAGTCACAAAAGAAGAACTCGAGCGCATCGAATTCCAAGTCAATGAACAAATTTGGGCAGGTACATCTGTCCATACGATCATTTCACCAATTGCTGAAGCGAAAGAAATGGGTGCGATGGCATTGTTCGGCGAGAAATACGGCGATATCGTTCGCGTTGTTAAAGTCGGAGACTACTCTGTCGAGCTTTGTGGAGGGTGTCACGTTAACAACACGTCCGACATCAACGTATTCAAAATCGTTTCTGAAAGCGGTATTGGAGCGGGCACGCGACGTATTGAAGCCTTCACGGGTGGACAAGCATTCCGTTCATTTAAAGAAGACCAAGCAATCATCGATCAAGTCGCAACAACTGCAAAAGCTACTCCGAAAACAGTTGTCACAAAAGTCGAATCGATTCTTGCTGACTTTAAAGAACTTCAACGTGAAAATGAATCATTGCAAGCGAAAATGGGCAACAGCCAATTAGCCAGTATCATGGAAACGGCTCAGCAGATCGATGACGTCACAGTCATTTCTGCAAATGTGGAAGTGAAAGACAATAACGGTTTACGTCAATTGATCGACGAAATGAAACAAAAAACTTCCAAAGGCGTCATTGTACTTGGTACAGTAACGGATGGAAAAGTTATGCTAGCGGCTGGTGTTACCGATGATTTACGAGGCGGCAACTACCACGCGGGTAAAATCGTCAACCATGTGGCGTCACTTTGTGGCGGAAAAGGTGGCGGGCGTCCAGACATGGCGATGGCAGGGGCGAAAGATGCGTCAAAACTTGATGATGCGCTTCAATCCGTGTATGATTATGTAAAATCTGTTTAA